The Desulfuromonas versatilis genome has a segment encoding these proteins:
- the glyS gene encoding glycine--tRNA ligase subunit beta, translated as MSSELFLEIGTEEIPAGFLPVAMRDLERLVRKEFDNARIGFGAIRTLATPRRLAIAVADVAAEQQRQELTLSGPSVKVAFDAEGNPTKAAIGFARANGVEVSELSRMQTDKGEYLFISKVEEGRPSAELLPELLPRVIASIPFKKSMRWKDLDIRFARPIHWIVALFGGQVVPFAYGNLQSGNLSRGHRFMAPGEFAVSGLADYLEAAAKHFVMPDPAERKALIARQLEETARQAGGRLNPDPELLDEVACLVEDPTAVCGGFEDKYLELPEELLITTMREHQRYFTLVDGDGRLLPRFITISNTRAEDLAVVARGNERVLRARLSDAMFFWKEDQKVKLGTRLEALKNVVYQAKLGTSYEKVMRFRELAVGLAEQLDPATRALTERAAILAKCDLETGMVYEFPELQGVMGREYARLEGEDPRVAKAIHEHYLPVQAGGELPSDNVGAFVSIADKIDTICGCFGVGLIPTGTADPYALRRSAIGILNIILARGFRISLPQLVDNSVALLEPKLTRPAAEVKSDVVEFIRLRFVNMLTQEHPGDVVDAVLAASFDDPVDAQERVKALADLKGREDFEPLAVSFKRVVNIIKDGVDAKVDAGLFENPCEGALSEALHKLRAEVDGKVAAGDYGGALRAIATLRSPVDAFFDGVMVMAKDEAVRNNRLALLTGVARLFKGIADFSRVAA; from the coding sequence ATGTCCTCTGAACTTTTTCTCGAAATCGGTACCGAAGAGATCCCCGCCGGGTTCCTGCCCGTCGCCATGCGCGATCTCGAGCGCCTGGTGCGCAAGGAGTTCGACAACGCCCGCATCGGCTTCGGCGCCATCCGCACCCTGGCGACGCCGCGCCGCCTGGCCATCGCCGTCGCCGATGTCGCCGCCGAGCAGCAGCGCCAGGAGCTGACCCTCTCGGGCCCCTCGGTCAAGGTCGCCTTCGACGCCGAGGGCAACCCCACCAAGGCCGCCATCGGCTTCGCCCGCGCCAACGGCGTCGAGGTTTCCGAGCTCTCGCGCATGCAGACCGACAAGGGCGAGTACCTGTTTATCTCCAAGGTCGAGGAGGGGCGCCCCTCCGCCGAGCTGCTCCCCGAACTGCTGCCCCGGGTGATCGCCAGCATTCCTTTCAAGAAGTCGATGCGCTGGAAGGACCTCGACATCCGTTTCGCCCGGCCGATCCACTGGATCGTCGCCCTGTTCGGCGGCCAGGTGGTCCCCTTCGCCTACGGCAACCTGCAAAGCGGCAACCTCTCGCGGGGGCACCGCTTCATGGCCCCCGGCGAGTTCGCCGTCAGCGGCCTCGCCGATTATCTCGAAGCGGCCGCCAAGCATTTCGTCATGCCCGACCCCGCCGAGCGCAAGGCGCTGATCGCCCGGCAGCTCGAGGAGACCGCCCGCCAGGCCGGCGGCCGGCTCAACCCCGATCCCGAACTGCTCGACGAGGTCGCCTGCCTGGTCGAGGACCCCACGGCGGTCTGCGGCGGTTTCGAGGACAAGTACCTGGAGCTGCCCGAGGAGCTGCTGATCACCACCATGCGCGAGCACCAGCGCTACTTCACCCTGGTCGACGGCGACGGCCGGCTGCTGCCGCGCTTCATCACCATCTCCAACACCCGCGCCGAGGACCTGGCGGTGGTGGCCCGCGGCAACGAGCGGGTGCTGCGCGCGCGGCTCTCGGATGCCATGTTCTTCTGGAAGGAAGACCAGAAGGTCAAGCTGGGAACCCGTCTCGAGGCCCTCAAGAACGTGGTCTACCAGGCCAAGCTGGGGACCAGCTACGAAAAGGTCATGCGCTTCCGCGAGCTTGCGGTGGGGCTGGCCGAGCAGCTCGACCCGGCCACCAGGGCGCTGACCGAGCGGGCCGCGATCCTGGCCAAGTGCGATCTGGAGACCGGCATGGTCTACGAGTTCCCCGAACTGCAGGGGGTGATGGGGCGCGAGTACGCCCGCCTCGAGGGGGAGGACCCCCGGGTGGCCAAGGCGATTCACGAGCACTACCTGCCGGTGCAGGCCGGCGGCGAGCTGCCTTCGGACAACGTCGGCGCCTTCGTCTCCATCGCCGACAAGATCGACACCATCTGCGGCTGCTTCGGCGTCGGCCTGATCCCCACCGGGACCGCCGACCCCTACGCCCTGCGGCGCAGCGCCATCGGCATCCTCAACATCATCCTCGCGCGCGGCTTCCGCATCTCGCTGCCGCAACTGGTGGACAACAGCGTGGCGCTGCTCGAACCCAAGCTGACCCGCCCGGCCGCCGAGGTCAAATCCGACGTGGTCGAGTTCATCCGCCTGCGCTTCGTCAACATGCTCACCCAGGAGCACCCCGGCGACGTGGTGGATGCGGTGCTGGCCGCCTCCTTCGACGATCCCGTGGACGCCCAGGAGCGGGTCAAGGCCCTGGCCGACCTCAAGGGCCGCGAGGACTTCGAGCCGCTGGCGGTCTCCTTCAAGCGGGTGGTCAACATCATCAAGGACGGGGTTGACGCGAAAGTCGACGCCGGGTTGTTCGAAAACCCCTGCGAGGGGGCGCTGAGCGAAGCGCTGCACAAGCTGCGGGCCGAGGTGGACGGCAAGGTCGCCGCCGGTGACTACGGCGGGGCGCTGCGGGCCATCGCCACCTTGCGCAGCCCGGTCGATGCATTTTTTGATGGGGTCATGGTCATGGCCAAGGACGAGGCGGTGCGCAACAACCGCCTGGCCCTGCTGACCGGGGTGGCCCGTTTGTTCAAGGGGATTGCGGACTTTTCCAGAGTCGCCGCCTGA
- the glyQ gene encoding glycine--tRNA ligase subunit alpha, translated as MTFQELILSLQSYWAKQGCIIQQPYDMEKGAGTFNPATFLRVLGPEPWKVAYIEPSRRPTDGRYGENPNRLQHYYQFQVILKPSPMNIQELYLDSLRSFGINPSQHDIRFVEDDWESPTLGAWGLGWEVWLDGMEITQFTYFQQAGGIDLKPVSGEITYGCERIAMYLQGVDNVYDLEWVKGVKYGDVHHQTEVEFSTYNFEEADTAMLFQLFDMYEKECIRLGEQQLVFPAYDFVLKCSHAFNLLDARGAISVTERAGYIGRVRNLARLCAEGYVAQREKMGFPLLKK; from the coding sequence GTGACATTTCAAGAACTGATCCTTTCCCTGCAGAGCTACTGGGCCAAGCAGGGATGCATCATCCAGCAGCCCTACGACATGGAGAAGGGCGCCGGAACCTTCAATCCAGCCACTTTCCTGCGCGTGCTCGGGCCCGAGCCCTGGAAGGTGGCCTACATCGAACCCTCCCGCCGTCCCACCGACGGCCGCTACGGGGAAAACCCCAACCGCCTGCAGCATTACTACCAGTTCCAGGTGATCCTCAAGCCCTCGCCGATGAACATCCAGGAGCTCTACCTCGATTCGCTCAGGAGCTTCGGCATCAACCCCTCGCAGCACGACATCCGCTTCGTCGAGGACGACTGGGAGTCGCCGACCCTGGGCGCCTGGGGATTGGGCTGGGAGGTCTGGCTCGACGGCATGGAGATCACCCAGTTTACCTATTTCCAGCAGGCCGGCGGCATCGACCTCAAGCCCGTTTCCGGCGAGATCACCTACGGTTGCGAGCGCATCGCCATGTACCTGCAGGGGGTGGACAACGTCTACGACCTCGAGTGGGTCAAGGGGGTCAAGTACGGTGACGTGCATCACCAGACCGAGGTCGAGTTCTCCACCTACAACTTCGAGGAAGCCGACACCGCGATGCTCTTCCAGCTTTTCGACATGTACGAAAAGGAGTGCATCCGCCTCGGCGAGCAGCAGCTGGTGTTTCCCGCTTACGATTTCGTGCTCAAGTGTTCCCACGCCTTCAACCTGCTCGACGCCCGCGGCGCCATCTCGGTCACCGAACGGGCCGGCTACATCGGCCGGGTACGCAACCTGGCCCGGCTGTGCGCCGAGGGGTATGTCGCCCAGCGCGAGAAGATGGGATTTCCGCTGCTGAAAAAATAA
- the recO gene encoding DNA repair protein RecO codes for MHIHASEAIILRHIDYGEADRIVTFLTPEPGRLKGFARSARKSRRRFGAALEPFASVRLHWSAPRSGELVSLKEAELVDLRAGLRGDLAAFALAGYSCELVDVLLGEQQGHREVFDFLQACLDHLAAAGAGGEARLLVELRVLAMSGYVPHLLHCSECGGGFGGELVAFDASRGGSLCDPCAGAGPPHRVALGTLGSLARSLKVEPTRFAGFRFSPRTLAEGGAILGQALALHLPGALRSRPFLEEVLPC; via the coding sequence GTGCATATCCACGCCAGCGAAGCCATTATCCTGCGCCATATCGACTATGGCGAGGCCGATCGTATCGTCACCTTCCTGACCCCGGAGCCGGGGCGGCTCAAAGGGTTTGCGCGCAGCGCCCGCAAGAGCCGCAGGCGTTTCGGCGCGGCCCTGGAACCCTTCGCCAGCGTCCGCCTGCACTGGAGCGCGCCGCGCTCCGGGGAGCTGGTTTCGCTCAAGGAGGCCGAACTGGTCGACCTGCGGGCGGGGCTGCGCGGCGACCTGGCCGCCTTCGCCCTGGCGGGCTACAGTTGCGAACTGGTCGATGTGCTGCTCGGCGAACAGCAGGGGCACCGGGAGGTTTTCGATTTTCTGCAGGCCTGCCTCGACCACCTGGCCGCCGCCGGCGCGGGTGGGGAGGCCCGCCTGCTGGTGGAGCTGCGGGTGCTGGCCATGTCCGGCTACGTCCCCCACCTGCTGCACTGCTCCGAATGCGGCGGCGGCTTCGGCGGCGAGCTGGTGGCCTTCGACGCCTCCCGCGGCGGCAGCCTGTGCGATCCGTGCGCCGGGGCCGGCCCGCCCCACCGGGTCGCCCTGGGGACCCTGGGCTCCCTGGCCCGCTCGCTCAAGGTCGAACCGACCCGCTTCGCCGGCTTCCGGTTCAGCCCCCGCACCCTGGCCGAAGGCGGGGCGATCCTCGGGCAGGCCCTCGCCCTGCACCTGCCGGGAGCGCTTCGCTCGCGGCCGTTCCTGGAAGAAGTTTTGCCATGCTGA
- the mgtE gene encoding magnesium transporter, with product MEQKLQMLLDTVRKLIRRGAYPNLTKVVAKSHPADVAHLFRYLDLKEQRILFNLIEDPETAAYVLSELDHGTGAALLEQIDKETITEVLQEMPYDDAVDIIRNMPEELAEEVLQIMQDEDSEEIEELLKYGEDTAGGIMVTEYFAMDEDQTCGQAIQALQEAEDVEMVFYLYVTNEHNHLVGVLSLRQLLTVPASTKLKNIMTRDVISVRTDMDQEEVAHMVAKYNILAVPVVDEGNKLMGIITVDDVIDVLREEATEDIYKMAGSSDEELLYGFKSFKIARLRLPWLITNLFGGVITGYLMWRFKVTLKEVMALISFIPVITGMGGNVGGQSATIVVRGFATGRIDFSTLRQVFLKELRVGLIMGVVCGVTIGLVAYGWHHNPYLGIVVGLAMVTAMTVAATMGVLAPAFFKRFGVDPAIASTPFVQTANDITGILIYFGTATMFLNLLR from the coding sequence ATGGAACAAAAACTTCAGATGCTGCTCGATACGGTCCGCAAGCTGATCCGCCGGGGCGCCTACCCCAACCTCACCAAGGTCGTCGCCAAGTCCCACCCCGCCGACGTCGCCCACCTGTTCCGCTACCTCGACCTGAAGGAGCAGCGGATCCTGTTCAACCTCATCGAGGACCCGGAGACCGCGGCCTACGTCCTCTCCGAACTCGACCACGGCACCGGCGCGGCGCTGCTCGAGCAGATCGACAAGGAGACCATCACCGAGGTCCTCCAGGAGATGCCCTACGACGACGCCGTCGACATCATCCGCAACATGCCCGAGGAGCTGGCCGAAGAGGTCCTGCAGATCATGCAGGACGAGGACTCGGAGGAGATCGAGGAGCTGCTCAAGTACGGCGAGGACACCGCCGGCGGCATCATGGTCACCGAGTACTTCGCCATGGACGAGGACCAGACCTGCGGCCAGGCGATCCAGGCCCTGCAGGAGGCCGAGGACGTGGAGATGGTCTTCTATCTCTACGTCACCAACGAGCACAACCACCTGGTCGGGGTGCTCTCGCTGCGCCAGCTGCTGACAGTGCCCGCCTCGACCAAGCTCAAGAACATCATGACCCGCGACGTGATCAGCGTGCGCACCGACATGGACCAGGAAGAGGTCGCCCACATGGTGGCCAAGTACAACATCCTGGCGGTGCCCGTCGTCGACGAGGGGAACAAGCTGATGGGGATCATCACCGTCGACGACGTCATCGACGTTCTGCGCGAGGAGGCGACCGAGGATATCTACAAGATGGCCGGCTCCAGCGACGAAGAGCTGCTCTATGGCTTCAAATCCTTCAAGATCGCCCGGCTGCGCCTGCCCTGGCTGATCACCAACCTGTTCGGCGGGGTGATCACCGGCTACCTGATGTGGCGGTTCAAGGTCACCCTCAAGGAAGTCATGGCGCTGATCTCCTTCATCCCGGTCATCACCGGCATGGGGGGCAACGTCGGCGGCCAGTCGGCGACCATCGTGGTGCGCGGCTTCGCCACCGGGCGCATCGACTTTTCCACCCTGCGCCAGGTGTTTCTCAAGGAGCTGCGGGTCGGGCTGATCATGGGCGTGGTCTGTGGGGTGACCATCGGCCTGGTGGCCTACGGCTGGCACCACAACCCCTACCTGGGGATCGTGGTTGGCCTCGCCATGGTCACCGCCATGACCGTGGCGGCCACCATGGGGGTGCTGGCACCGGCCTTCTTCAAGCGTTTCGGTGTCGACCCGGCCATCGCCTCCACCCCCTTCGTGCAGACCGCCAACGACATCACGGGGATTCTCATCTATTTCGGCACCGCGACCATGTTCCTCAATCTGCTGCGCTGA
- a CDS encoding hemerythrin domain-containing protein: protein MKTDVTKVMVEEHQLILRMIALLESNTALMEEGKFRDWQFFLDGVDFIRHYADRFHHAKEEDVLFKALVKNGMPEQNSPVAAMLMAHDQGRAHVRAIEEAAQKALDGESGQLGVIAENARGYAALLRDHIDKEDNILYPLAEKVLPEEMRPAMVEAYARAEAAAPADFTERYRKLVEKYEARLAA from the coding sequence ATGAAAACCGACGTCACCAAGGTCATGGTCGAGGAGCACCAGCTGATCCTGCGCATGATCGCGCTGCTCGAGAGCAACACCGCGCTGATGGAAGAGGGGAAGTTCCGCGACTGGCAGTTCTTCCTCGACGGGGTCGACTTCATCCGCCACTACGCCGACCGCTTCCACCACGCCAAGGAGGAGGACGTGCTGTTCAAGGCCCTGGTGAAAAACGGCATGCCCGAGCAGAACTCGCCGGTGGCCGCCATGCTCATGGCCCACGACCAGGGGCGCGCCCATGTGCGGGCCATCGAAGAGGCCGCGCAGAAAGCCCTCGACGGCGAGTCCGGCCAGCTCGGGGTGATCGCCGAGAATGCCCGGGGCTATGCCGCCCTGCTGCGCGACCACATCGACAAGGAGGACAACATCCTCTACCCGCTGGCCGAAAAAGTGCTCCCCGAAGAGATGCGCCCGGCCATGGTCGAGGCCTACGCCCGGGCCGAGGCCGCCGCGCCGGCCGATTTCACCGAGCGCTACCGCAAGCTGGTGGAAAAGTACGAGGCGCGCCTGGCGGCTTGA
- a CDS encoding iron-sulfur cluster-binding oxidoreductase has translation MKNLACGCPGSMVRTVEKTETAAAPEGRLQSELRQWPTQLHLVPPSAPWLQNAHLLIAADCAPFAYAEYHRDFIKGRTLVNACPKLDDTSNYVEKLAAILRQNDIQSVTVTIMEVPCCRGLAMMAQQAVAASGKDIPLEIAVIGIDGQRRS, from the coding sequence ATGAAAAACCTCGCCTGTGGATGTCCCGGATCGATGGTCCGCACCGTGGAGAAAACCGAAACCGCCGCCGCCCCCGAAGGGCGCCTGCAGTCGGAGCTGCGCCAGTGGCCGACCCAGCTGCACCTGGTGCCGCCCAGCGCGCCCTGGCTGCAGAACGCGCACCTGCTGATCGCCGCCGACTGCGCACCTTTCGCCTACGCCGAGTACCATCGCGACTTCATCAAGGGGCGCACCTTGGTCAACGCCTGCCCCAAACTGGACGACACCAGCAACTACGTGGAGAAGCTGGCCGCGATCCTGCGCCAGAACGACATCCAGTCGGTCACCGTGACCATCATGGAAGTCCCCTGCTGCCGCGGCCTGGCGATGATGGCCCAGCAGGCGGTGGCCGCCAGCGGCAAGGACATCCCCCTGGAGATCGCCGTGATCGGCATCGACGGCCAGAGGAGGAGCTGA
- a CDS encoding peptidase M16 family protein: MTLSTPLNNERGVTLLVVLVMLVVLGLSAGIAGSTWSSVMHREREEQLLWVGDQYRKAIESYVTFNPREPGGTGAIRAVPTGIPLYPNRLEDLLRDQRASQVVRHIRKLYKDPFTGEDFELVKDQGGRIKGVRSASKLEPFKTDGFDKVYEDFRDAESYQKWEFIYDQTKSSASRSNTGTGSSTPTLPSLPGIINSPTGSNP; the protein is encoded by the coding sequence ATGACTCTCTCGACTCCCCTGAACAACGAACGTGGCGTCACCCTGCTGGTGGTCCTGGTCATGCTGGTGGTCCTCGGCCTGAGCGCCGGGATCGCCGGCTCGACCTGGAGTTCGGTGATGCACCGGGAGCGCGAGGAGCAGCTGCTGTGGGTCGGCGACCAGTACCGCAAGGCCATCGAGAGCTACGTCACCTTCAACCCCCGGGAGCCGGGTGGGACCGGCGCAATCAGGGCGGTGCCCACCGGCATCCCCCTTTATCCCAACCGCCTCGAGGACCTGCTGCGCGACCAGCGGGCCAGCCAGGTGGTGCGCCATATCCGCAAGCTCTACAAGGATCCCTTCACCGGCGAGGATTTCGAACTGGTCAAGGACCAGGGCGGGCGCATCAAGGGGGTGCGTAGCGCCAGCAAGCTGGAGCCCTTCAAAACGGACGGCTTCGACAAGGTCTACGAGGATTTCCGCGACGCCGAGAGCTACCAGAAATGGGAGTTCATCTACGACCAGACCAAGTCCAGCGCTTCGCGCAGCAATACCGGCACCGGCAGTAGTACTCCCACGCTTCCCAGCCTCCCGGGGATCATCAACTCCCCGACAGGCAGCAATCCCTAA
- a CDS encoding YdbL family protein, producing MGKLIRLLSLLAVVSVVACVTINIYFPAEEVRSAADKIVNEVWGERAEPPATPPAAPPAESKPPGSSYRLDFGPAAAHAQDINVSTPEIRAIKEAMKQRSTSLFPFLDSGHVGIGADGLLKVRSSDGLDLRSRGEVNRLVAAENADRQRLYQEIARANGFPERAADVQAIFADSWRQQASGGWYIEGPGGGWSRK from the coding sequence ATGGGCAAATTGATTCGTCTGCTTTCGCTGCTGGCCGTAGTGAGCGTCGTGGCCTGCGTGACCATCAACATCTATTTCCCCGCCGAGGAGGTGCGCAGCGCCGCGGACAAGATCGTCAACGAGGTCTGGGGTGAGCGCGCCGAGCCGCCGGCGACTCCTCCCGCGGCGCCGCCCGCGGAGAGCAAGCCCCCGGGCAGCTCCTATCGGCTCGATTTCGGCCCCGCCGCCGCGCATGCCCAGGACATCAACGTCAGCACCCCCGAGATCCGCGCCATCAAGGAGGCAATGAAGCAGCGCTCGACGAGCCTCTTCCCCTTCCTCGATTCGGGGCACGTCGGCATCGGCGCCGACGGCCTGCTCAAGGTGCGCAGCAGCGACGGCCTCGACCTGCGCTCCCGGGGCGAGGTCAACCGCCTGGTCGCCGCCGAAAACGCCGACCGCCAGCGGCTCTATCAGGAGATCGCCCGGGCCAACGGCTTCCCGGAGCGGGCCGCCGACGTGCAGGCGATCTTCGCCGATTCCTGGCGCCAGCAGGCTTCGGGCGGCTGGTACATCGAAGGCCCCGGGGGCGGCTGGTCGCGCAAATGA
- a CDS encoding translocation/assembly module TamB domain-containing protein — translation MRKTRITYLLGGLALALLLLVGVGWLFSERLLDGFARPLLVRVAAERLDARVSLERIDLDPSGLRLTNLSLQRPGEFSIELPGIEADFTLASLLRRRLSALRLLSPSVELTAPTEPRPPAPRAPPPSHPPLEIDRLLISDGILTLNAAGRSYLLSELHADAQGTAQSHFQARGRFGAGEGIALAVRGGANWDGAIALSLDQLRWGERDLLAAPLDLTLGETTSAGGALRLERFDDTDLANIAAALGRPPLLPEGWRFEVLGADVSLRLGEAGLALAFGAQGARAWNETLEVPLRGLRLELNRGEAGWAGAGRFRLGDAIAGRLQGLWGEAGAAGGLNLDIPSPTAGEDPAVLYAEASAPGGVWQGELRAERLGDGHLRQLLAALGVAEGLPAALRGELDGLRVQGRLEPQGPAALVQANRGEWRSDSLVIPFADLSIDLLRRQQAWQAEGRVRLADSAPTRLRAEYAEGRAEGRLSLELPDPALLQKRLLGAEQLKLAGAATLQAAGTWTQGELALQGSLQGKRRPGRTGDYQLDLAPLALAVDARVKGGRTRLELRATAKGRPLLRAAGSPDRLAFEAGPLNWGELGLIAGPGLLPAAVREAEALRGKGLLTLSGEGRWQLEAELDADRVALAQGSFSSLRLEGRAAPAADGVGFSVPAFSAAAEMAGLQASRIFGRGEGLLGKEGFEVSLENIAAEGLEYLSADGMAGLSGGHLQGRVSLSGSLDGQRLELAADTGLGAGEVLYGAFYADISALQGRLALKGTYQPQAGELVAESFTFSAARIGALQGRGRHGPQGAQLEAAWALDQFDGPAAPYLRALLTAAAPGLKELRLRGALAGDLELRHTTEQWRARGEIRPAALGFALPGSPLEAQGCSGLIPFDLAGGASAMATGDAGGRLGALGCESLQAGPAALRRQPLEILVRPNRFAIRTPVVFNVAGGLLEIADAEIAMAGEGPEATARIRIADVDLERLTADLGAVPMTGAVSADLGQIRYAGGELETGGEAAISAFGGEIRIRDIRFREPFSSYPILQGDVDFTGIDLQQLTHTFEFGEMNGVVDGYVRGLRLFGKTPSHFTARLETRDQGRRNISVKALNNLSILSQGGLSAALSRGIYRFIDFYRYRRIGIVCSLENDVFRLQGTARPGSDRYLVYGALLPPRIDIVAPARSISFKEMVKRLGRIDRTGGK, via the coding sequence ATGCGCAAAACCCGCATCACATACCTGCTGGGGGGCCTGGCGCTGGCCTTGCTGCTGCTGGTCGGGGTGGGTTGGCTTTTTTCTGAGCGGCTGCTCGACGGTTTTGCCCGGCCGCTGCTGGTGCGGGTGGCCGCCGAGCGTCTCGACGCCCGGGTGAGCCTGGAGCGCATCGACCTCGACCCGTCCGGGTTGAGGCTGACCAACCTTTCCCTTCAGCGGCCGGGTGAGTTTTCCATCGAGCTGCCCGGCATCGAGGCCGATTTCACCCTGGCGTCGCTGCTGCGCCGTCGGCTCTCCGCCCTGCGCCTGCTGAGCCCCAGCGTCGAACTGACCGCCCCGACCGAACCACGGCCGCCCGCGCCCCGCGCCCCGCCGCCCTCCCACCCCCCTTTGGAAATCGACCGGCTGCTGATCTCCGACGGGATCCTGACTCTCAATGCGGCCGGCCGCAGCTACCTTCTCAGTGAACTTCATGCCGATGCCCAGGGGACCGCCCAGTCCCATTTCCAGGCCAGGGGACGCTTCGGCGCCGGCGAAGGGATTGCCCTGGCGGTGCGCGGCGGCGCCAACTGGGACGGGGCGATCGCCCTCAGCCTCGACCAGCTGCGCTGGGGCGAACGGGACCTGCTGGCCGCCCCCCTCGATCTGACCCTCGGGGAGACGACCAGCGCCGGTGGCGCCCTGCGCCTGGAGCGTTTCGACGACACCGACCTGGCGAACATCGCGGCGGCGCTGGGGCGCCCGCCGCTGCTGCCCGAAGGCTGGCGGTTCGAAGTGCTGGGCGCCGATGTATCGCTTCGCCTGGGCGAAGCCGGGCTGGCGCTGGCATTCGGGGCGCAGGGCGCCCGGGCCTGGAACGAAACCCTCGAGGTCCCCCTGCGGGGGCTGCGCCTGGAGCTGAACCGGGGGGAAGCGGGCTGGGCCGGCGCCGGGCGCTTTCGGCTTGGTGACGCCATTGCCGGCAGGCTGCAGGGGCTCTGGGGCGAGGCCGGAGCGGCCGGCGGCCTGAACCTCGACATCCCCTCCCCGACAGCAGGGGAGGACCCGGCGGTCCTGTACGCCGAAGCCTCAGCTCCCGGGGGCGTCTGGCAGGGCGAGCTGCGGGCTGAGCGCCTGGGCGACGGGCACCTGCGGCAGCTGCTCGCCGCCCTGGGGGTGGCCGAGGGGCTGCCGGCCGCCCTGCGCGGGGAATTGGACGGACTTCGGGTGCAGGGACGGCTGGAGCCGCAGGGACCCGCCGCCCTGGTTCAGGCCAACAGGGGGGAGTGGCGCAGCGATTCTCTGGTCATCCCCTTTGCCGACCTGAGCATCGACCTTCTCCGCAGGCAGCAGGCCTGGCAGGCGGAGGGCAGAGTGCGCCTGGCCGATTCCGCCCCGACCCGGCTGCGGGCGGAATACGCCGAGGGGAGGGCGGAGGGGCGCCTGTCCCTCGAGCTGCCCGACCCCGCGCTGCTGCAGAAGAGGCTGCTTGGCGCAGAGCAGCTCAAACTGGCCGGTGCGGCGACCCTGCAGGCGGCCGGCACCTGGACACAGGGCGAACTGGCCCTGCAGGGAAGCCTCCAGGGGAAGCGGCGCCCGGGGCGTACCGGCGATTACCAGCTTGACCTGGCGCCGCTGGCGCTGGCGGTGGATGCCCGGGTGAAGGGCGGCCGCACCCGCCTTGAGCTGCGCGCAACCGCCAAGGGGCGACCGCTGCTGCGCGCCGCCGGCAGTCCCGATCGGCTTGCCTTCGAGGCGGGTCCGCTGAACTGGGGCGAGCTGGGCCTGATCGCGGGCCCCGGCCTGCTGCCGGCGGCGGTCCGGGAGGCCGAGGCGCTGCGCGGCAAGGGGCTTCTCACCCTGTCCGGCGAGGGGCGCTGGCAGCTCGAGGCCGAACTGGATGCCGACCGGGTCGCCCTGGCCCAGGGGAGCTTCAGCTCCCTGCGCCTGGAAGGCCGGGCCGCGCCGGCGGCGGACGGTGTCGGTTTTTCCGTGCCGGCCTTTTCCGCCGCAGCCGAAATGGCCGGCCTGCAGGCGTCGCGGATCTTCGGACGGGGAGAGGGGCTGCTGGGCAAAGAGGGTTTTGAAGTCTCTCTGGAGAACATTGCCGCCGAGGGGCTCGAATACCTCTCGGCCGACGGCATGGCCGGTCTGTCCGGCGGGCACTTGCAGGGGCGGGTGTCTCTTTCGGGGAGCCTGGACGGGCAGCGCCTCGAGCTGGCCGCCGACACCGGCCTCGGCGCCGGCGAGGTGCTTTATGGCGCTTTTTATGCCGACATTTCGGCGCTGCAGGGGCGGCTCGCCTTGAAGGGGACCTACCAGCCGCAAGCCGGTGAGTTGGTGGCCGAAAGCTTTACCTTCTCGGCCGCCCGGATCGGCGCCCTGCAGGGCCGGGGGCGCCATGGCCCCCAGGGTGCCCAGCTTGAGGCGGCCTGGGCCCTCGACCAGTTCGACGGTCCGGCGGCTCCCTACCTCCGCGCCCTGCTGACTGCCGCCGCGCCGGGCTTGAAGGAGCTGCGGCTGCGCGGAGCCCTGGCGGGAGATCTCGAGCTTCGCCACACCACGGAGCAGTGGCGGGCCCGGGGGGAAATCCGCCCGGCGGCGCTCGGTTTCGCGCTGCCCGGCTCGCCCCTTGAAGCGCAGGGCTGCAGCGGGCTGATTCCCTTCGACCTGGCCGGCGGCGCTTCGGCCATGGCGACGGGGGATGCGGGCGGCAGGCTGGGAGCCTTGGGCTGCGAGAGCCTGCAGGCCGGGCCGGCCGCCCTGCGCCGGCAGCCCCTGGAGATCCTCGTCCGGCCCAACCGCTTCGCAATCAGGACTCCGGTGGTGTTCAATGTCGCCGGGGGGCTGCTGGAGATCGCCGATGCCGAAATCGCGATGGCGGGGGAGGGGCCCGAGGCGACGGCGCGGATCCGCATCGCCGATGTCGACCTGGAGCGTCTCACCGCCGACCTGGGCGCGGTGCCCATGACCGGCGCGGTCTCCGCCGACCTGGGGCAGATCCGCTACGCCGGCGGCGAGCTGGAGACCGGGGGGGAGGCGGCGATCAGCGCCTTCGGCGGCGAGATCCGCATCCGCGACATCCGCTTCCGCGAACCCTTCTCCTCCTACCCGATCCTCCAGGGGGACGTGGACTTTACCGGCATCGACCTGCAGCAGCTGACCCACACCTTCGAGTTCGGCGAGATGAACGGGGTGGTCGACGGCTACGTGCGCGGCCTGCGGCTGTTCGGCAAGACCCCTTCGCACTTCACCGCGCGCCTCGAAACCCGCGACCAGGGCCGGCGCAACATCAGCGTCAAGGCCCTGAACAACCTCTCGATCCTCAGCCAGGGCGGGCTCTCCGCTGCGCTCTCCCGGGGGATCTACCGCTTCATCGATTTCTATCGCTACCGGCGCATCGGCATCGTCTGCTCGCTGGAGAACGACGTGTTCCGGCTTCAGGGGACGGCCCGGCCCGGTTCGGACCGCTACCTGGTTTACGGCGCGCTGCTGCCGCCGCGCATCGACATCGTCGCCCCGGCGCGCAGCATCTCCTTCAAGGAGATGGTCAAGCGGCTGGGGAGGATCGACCGGACGGGGGGCAAGTAA